A DNA window from Halorubrum sp. DM2 contains the following coding sequences:
- a CDS encoding heme-binding protein → MTTVTLDVAKQIITAAEEEAAAIDVPMCVAVMDGGANLVAFHRMDGALLGSVDIAQNKAYSSVSLKLDTEAIHEASQPGESLYGIGNTNGGRIVTFGGGFPLENDDGTVVGGVGVSGGSVDEDMTVARAGVERFEEL, encoded by the coding sequence CGGTAACATTAGACGTCGCTAAGCAAATAATTACAGCCGCAGAGGAAGAGGCCGCAGCGATTGACGTGCCGATGTGCGTCGCGGTAATGGACGGCGGTGCGAATCTCGTGGCGTTCCACCGGATGGACGGTGCGCTGCTCGGGAGCGTCGACATCGCCCAGAACAAAGCGTACTCCTCGGTGTCGCTGAAGTTGGACACCGAGGCGATCCACGAGGCGTCGCAGCCGGGCGAGTCACTGTATGGGATCGGGAACACGAACGGCGGTCGAATCGTCACCTTCGGTGGCGGGTTCCCGCTGGAGAACGACGACGGAACCGTCGTCGGCGGCGTCGGTGTCTCCGGCGGCAGCGTCGATGAAGACATGACGGTTGCGCGGGCAGGGGTGGAGCGATTCGAGGAGCTCTGA